GCCGACTGCCAAACCTACAAGACGACGGGCATAAGTCCGCGTGTACCCGGACGCCGTTTGCATCTCGACCAAGAAAACTACAACACCATCGCGGCTTATGACTGAGTGGAAACCCGTTGCTGCTGTCGACACCAGTCTCGACCTTTCTGTAATTCTCCCCATCAAtttacttacttttttttttactcacaATCAGCTAATTATAATTCTaactcatttttaattttctgtgTTAATcaaacttatttaaaaaagttattcaaaactctttttattattatttactctttttttccagatttttatTCGACTTATCAGCGCCCAGGTGTCTAAATTAATGACACACTGAATTGACATGaagaaatcatttaaataatattaaaatcaccACCGCGCTGCTGCTGCTGATAATGATGAAAatgatggtgatgatgatgatgatgatgatgataataatgattattatttgaaattgaaCTTGTGCGTGTATTAAGCAAGTTAAAGCTAGAGTTAGAGAGCCAGCATAGTATCGTGTGAGACACTTGAAAAATCGTGACGTGACATCACCCGTCGGCGCCGCATTTCTGACACAAGGCCTGGCTCGTAAGCGACGTCATATCACGAGGAGTCGAGAGCACAGCTTGAAAAACAATTGCTCATGCCTAATGCCGTTGTGCTAATAGTCTGGCCTGAGTAACGGCGCCAAAACTAATATCGTTATACTAGAGATTATCATCATCTGCCTCTAGTGTAATGATAATGTTGTTATAATGAGCTTTCTAAATGCCTAACTCACAGTTCATAGCAAATATTAATAGTCTAAGCAAAACCACACATATAGCACAAAATAACATAACATAATATAATGTATTATGTGATAATGATAAGATGGTAATGATGCCGACAATACCGGAAAATATACTACCAGTATAATATCATTGTCATACTCTGACGTATACATTATCTTGTTCATTAACCATCAAAGAGAAAGAGTTACGGCTATTTGACGTCCTCACAGTTTAGAcctattaaattattcaatccAGACAATCCTACTTATGTTGCTTGTGCCAGTACTTGTACATACAAGTTATACTTTTACATACACATTTTATACTAATATAATGTAGCTAAATACTCtttatatcattaattatccagtcaatgtattttttaacaagtatATATTCATGTATATGGATATATTAGTGTGTGAAGATATAATGACAAGTATCAGTGTTATTTGTACGCGGAAAATAAAAGTCAGAGTttctaaaatagaaattaagaAAGATATAAACGGTTATCCTCTGGCCGGTCTAATAATATCTTGGGGACTCATATGATGGTATGGCGCACACGAAACagatcatcatcatcatcatcatcaacagATCTACGTGTACATAGCCACCTGTTTTTCGCGATGAATAACTGTATTGAGATCATTGTCATTATACAGAGATCATCatcagttttatttataaaaatagagcACGTGTGGAGGCTTGTTATCGGTTTTGATGATGCTGGTCAGAGTTTAGTCTCCACACCCTTACCTTCAGCATTAGTTGGTTGATTCTTTTACTTGAGACATTGAATACATCGACCAAACAacctacatatatatatatatgtgtataaataaatatatatgtatattggTACATATtaatgtatatatagatatagacgTAACAGCAAAGAGAGTTGATTTTACCCGCGCCGGATGGGTTGGCGTCTTCTTCCTCACACATCTCCCACCTTACTTTAGCATCATCCGCCGTTTTGAATGGAACTATTTCCGGCGTTGCTATACTATATCAGGCAAATGTGCGTTTGTACATACGAATACGCATACGCACATATGTatcatgtatatatttatacatgaTCCACGTTTCATGCTACTGTTTGTTTAATTGCAATACAAGGACAAAGAATTCATTGtaattctataataaaatattttaaattactttcagatattatttttaagtaccaataatataattttactttgaatatattttcaatatatatttttgttttagctacaaaattgtacttaaataaatcattttataggtactatcaattttaatgacccataaaaaaatgtttcaacaACTTTGTTTAGTAATAGTTTCTTCTATTtcttaaattcaattaaatttacggatatttatttaaattttatgagtattaatattaatattcacaTTAATaatggtgatgatgatgataataataaatgtatacatatttatagctgtttattattttaaattttagtaattgctaaaaataaattgttttgaccatattttttattacttattttacagTCACTTGACCCGAACGACAACATGGGAAGATCCACGTAAAACAGCAGCTGCTGTGAGTGTTGCGGCTGTTGCTGCGGCTGTGGAAAGTGGAAAAGCATCTTCAGCAGCGGCTAATTCTCTCGGACCTCTACCAGAAGGTTGGGAGCAAGCACGTACTCCAGAAGGAGAgatttactttattaatcaTCAAAGTCGTACTACTTCATGGTTTGATCCTAGAATtcgtaagtatttttttttttattaaacagtATTTGTCGTTGAAGATTATACTGACTGATGTAAACTTGACTTTTATAGCATCACATTTACAACGAGCTCCGACTACGAATGCAATGCTTCCACAAAACTGGCTCCAGCAGCCTGGAGCTACTGGAATCCagaataatcaaaatattcaGGTATGCCAACAAAAATTACGTCttcagtcactgcaaatggaACGCGAACGTCTGAAACAAAGACAAGCTGAAATTATGCGTCAGGTATATTATATtaactatatttatttattaatctaacgttaatttatattattacaaaattaattttttttttttagttaaatatattttgacatttaatttatttttcaataacatttttaaaataaaatatttaataagttaaattcaaagaataactaaaattaaattagcttttaaattttttttttcatcatcaaagattttgtttttaaacttgtgatgagaaaaaaaattaaattggcgCCTAACGAAGCAGACGAGGGTATAGcttgttattaataatgttattattgGTTGATATTTATAGCAAGAACTTAATTTGCTGAGACAAAGTACTCCTGACGCAGCAATGGATCCATTTTTGTCGGGTATAAATGAGCAGCATGCAAGACAGGAAAGCGCTGACTCCGGTCTAGGTCTTGGTTCAGCATACTCTTTACCACATACACCTGAAGATTTTCTTTCTAATATCGATGACAACATGGACGCTACAAGTGGTAagtatttaatgataaataattcatgtataatatttaattattaataaatagaatttatagTGTAGAATAgagtaatatattttattaacaaaaaaaaaaaaaaaaatatgttatttacaGAAGGTGGAGCACCAATGGAAACACCCGATTTGTCGACTTTAAGTGATAACATCGACTCAACGGATGATCTAGTACCTTCACTTCAGGTATATCTTATTGACATTATctcaattgatttattaaatgtatttaatcattatcatacgcatgataaaaaatatatatttcattatAGAGATTACGAGAGTTATTCTTATTGATacatgtttatttaaattataaattatttttattaattatccagCGCAGAGattagtaataaattattctaaatgtGTCTAATGAgtcattaaataaatctttaataataagtGTTTGTAAGACACTTATCACTAAAgaattcaattgtttttttttttttttttttaattgaaatgtcatgtttttaaatatttcaagtattttGTCGCAAACTTTGGACCTAAGTATTTAGTgctattttatatcaattaatttttattgattaaagtTAAGTGTGAAGTTATATTTTaaagtatataataataattttaatctttattttttagcttggCGAAGAATTTACGAGTGATATCCTGGACGACGTGCAGTCACTGATAAATCCGAGCAGTACGAAACCTGAGAATGTTCTTACGTGGCTGTAGTACGTCGCTTAAGtataacattaatattaataataacaatcacaaggataatattaaataaaacaaaataataatattaatgtacAATGAAGACGGTCTACAATAATTCGATCACACGACGACAATGCACGATCGAGTCAAGTGTTGCGATATTCAATGCTTTCGTACTAAACAAATATTAAGAAATGCGATCGGTATAAAATACTCtaccaataattataaataaaaaaaaaagtatctaTTTTATCACCGTACTGtcgttgtaaaaaaaaaccgtgccttaattataaacattcgTACAAATACgccttattaaatattaaaacatttttcatttaaaaaattgtatatttaaagaaaaaaaaaaacttacgtattcttgttaattatatatttttaagaacgCAATCAATTTTACAAGTgacatgtatatatgtatatattatatagacatatttatacatatatacataaaacGCGTTCGAATTTTTCGCGTAGATTACAATCATGGTGAAGAGATTACTAATTATAAGGAGGTGAGAGAGTGGGAAAAGGAGactgtttttatttctttttttgacaataattattacttattaatatttatataataaatatgatCGAATTGATAAGCTACTGAATGAAgaagtatgaaaaaaaaaaaaaaaaaaaaaaaaaagatactgATAATAGAGTCGGAGAAAAAATGATCATAACAATCAATATtatgtcattatttaatgatgcatattaataagtatttttctatcatgtatttttttttttctggtatCATGACGTATCAGATTCACCTGGTTTGAGATTAATTAAACTACAAGTCGTGGTAGACTGATTAAGtgcaattaattaactaaaggTATAATATGCGTAAACATATATGTAGCGCCTATATGTCAATATAAATCCGACGTAGTTTAattgaaagaataaaaaaaaaaaacccgtgATCTAAGCTTAcgtgttgaaaaaaatactgaagTTTTAGATGAGTTAATTAAACtcaaataatgtaaaataaatataaagaattGTATTATTCGAT
Above is a genomic segment from Cotesia glomerata isolate CgM1 unplaced genomic scaffold, MPM_Cglom_v2.3 scaffold_27, whole genome shotgun sequence containing:
- the LOC123274261 gene encoding transcriptional coactivator YAP1, producing the protein MALNQDVDQLSKSNLVVRIDQNSESDLQALFDSVLKPNSTRPLQVPLRMRNLPNSFFNPPQTGSKSPSISHSRENSADSAFGTIVTTNVAGSGPGGNTLGSGSEATGGADSAGSGPAGAAPGLTVAHPRAHSSPASLQQTYASAQQATQHTPQPHAPRHHHHQKQRSYDVISTVDDMGPLPHGWEQARTPEGQIYFLNHLTRTTTWEDPRKTAAAVSVAAVAAAVESGKASSAAANSLGPLPEGWEQARTPEGEIYFINHQSRTTSWFDPRIPSHLQRAPTTNAMLPQNWLQQPGATGIQNNQNIQVCQQKLRLQSLQMERERLKQRQAEIMRQQELNLLRQSTPDAAMDPFLSGINEQHARQESADSGLGLGSAYSLPHTPEDFLSNIDDNMDATSEGGAPMETPDLSTLSDNIDSTDDLVPSLQLGEEFTSDILDDVQSLINPSSTKPENVLTWL